The region AAGCACTACAAATCGCTTATATGGCGGAACAGGATTAGGCCTACCCATTGTAAAAAGTATTGTAAAAAGCATGGGCGATGATGTAAAAATAGACAGTCAAGTTGGCAAAGGAAGTCGTTTTTATTTTAATTTAAAATTAGATATCGCATCTGAAAAAGAATTAGAAAAAACGATTGAAAAGAGAACCCATAACTTTCAAGGTAAAACAATCTTATTGGTAGAAGACAACCTCATAAATATAATGGTTGGTAAACAAATTTTAGAAAAGGCTCAATTACAAGTAGAAGTAGCCTACGATGGTTTAACGGCTGTAAATATGGCAAAAAAGAACAACTTTGACGCCATATTAATGGATATACAAATGCCTATTATGGATGGTTATACAGCTGCTAGAGAAATCAGAAAGTTCAATACCAAAATCCCTATTTTAGCACTCTCAGCCTCTATTTTTATGGAAGTTAAAGACAAAATTCATAATAGTGGGATGAATGGTTTTATCTTTAAACCTTTTGACCCTGAAGATTTATTAAATCAAATTGAAGATGCAATACATAATTCATTATAATGTTCTCTTTTTTAAATGAATTGTACCCTTGTATTCTTTGAAATTACTGCAATCAAAAAAAAATAGAAATTATTACCCAAGGAGGATTGACACAATAAATTTATAGACAAATTAAAAAACTATTCTTCATCAACAACATCATTTTTGCGCTCTTTTATTTTACGAGTTCCTTCATACAATTCGTATTTTACAAACTTACAATCTAAATCTGCGTTCTTTAAAGCAATTCTTTTAGAAGTTCTTAAACCAACTGCCTTTAAAGCTTGCACGTCAGAAGTAATTAACCATGCCGTAGAACCTGGATAATTGTGCTTAAGTGTATCTCCAATTTTCTTATAAAATTCATCTACATCTATATTTAAACGCTCTCCATAAGGCGGATTAAACAAAATTGTTGTGTTTCCAAAAACCTCTTTCGTCGAGTTGAAAAAATTAACATGATGTACACCAATAAACTCATCTAAATTGGCATTTTCTATATTGGCCTTTGCTTTCTGAATGGCAGATGGTGCTTTGTCAAATCCCATAATTTTAAAATGAGAAGAACGTATTTTCTTTAATAACGATTCTTGAATTATAAAGTATAAATCTTCATCGTAATCTTTCCACTGCTCGAATGCAAATAACTTTCTATTGATGTTTGCCGGAATATTATTGGCAATCATACAAGCTTCAATTAAAATTGTGCCCGAACCACACATGGGGTCTATAAAATTTTCTTCTCCGGTATAACCTGATAATAAGACCATACCCGCCGCCAAAACTTCGTTAATCGGTGCTATATTTGTAGCGGTTCTATAACCACGTTTATGCAAAGAATCTCCTGAAGAATCTAAAGAAACCGTTAACCATTCTTTCTGAATATGAATGTGGATTTTAACATCCGGATATTTTAAATCTACATTCGGTCTCTTATGGTATTTATGTCTAAAATAATCTGCAATAGCATCTTTAGATTTTAAAGAAATATAATGCGAATTGGTGGTAAAATTTTTAGAGTTTACAACAGCACCAATAGCAAAAGTGCCTTCTGCATCTAAATAGTTTTCCCACTTAATTTTCTGAATAGCATCATACAAATCTTCTTCATCATAAATCTTACAGGTTTTTATTGGTTTTAAAATTCTTACCGCCGTTCTCAAAGCAATATTTGCCTTGTACATAAAGCCTTTATCACCTCTAAACGAAACACTTCGTACAGATTCTTTTACATCTTGTGCTCCTAAATTTTTTAGTTCTTCTGCTAAAACACTTTCTAAACCAAAAAGTGTAGTGGCCGTCATTTTAAAATCTTTATCCATACCCATAAAATTGACCACAAAAATACATTTTTATTCATAGGATTTATAGTATTTAAAATTTTCATTTTTTGAAACGTAAGATTTAGTTACTTTTGCACACTGAAACTCATAATGGTCATTTGATACAGAAGAATCCATAGCCACTAATAAAGTTATTAAAAACCAGATTATTACAAATTTTACAAAAATGAAGACTAAAGACTGGTTTACAGATTGGTTCAATACTCCTTATTATCACATTCTTTACAAAGATAGAAATGATGCGGATGCTCAGTTATTTATGAAAAATATAACCACATTTTTAGCATTGCCAAAAACTACGCATATTTTAGATTTACCTTGCGGAAAAGGTCGTCATTCAGTTTTTTTAAATTCACTTGGATATAACGTTACTGGAGGTGATTTGGCTGAAAATAGTATAAAAATTGCCAAACAATTTGAAAACGATACTCTAAAATTTAAAGTACATGATATGCGGCAAGCTTTTAACAATCAATATGATGCCGTTTTTAATTTATTTACAAGCTTTGGCTACTTTGAGGACGATCAAGAAGATCTCTTAATTCTTAAAAATATCAAAGAAGGCTTAAAAAATGACGGTTATTTTGTATTCGATTTTCTAAATGCTCAT is a window of Polaribacter litorisediminis DNA encoding:
- a CDS encoding THUMP domain-containing class I SAM-dependent RNA methyltransferase; translation: MDKDFKMTATTLFGLESVLAEELKNLGAQDVKESVRSVSFRGDKGFMYKANIALRTAVRILKPIKTCKIYDEEDLYDAIQKIKWENYLDAEGTFAIGAVVNSKNFTTNSHYISLKSKDAIADYFRHKYHKRPNVDLKYPDVKIHIHIQKEWLTVSLDSSGDSLHKRGYRTATNIAPINEVLAAGMVLLSGYTGEENFIDPMCGSGTILIEACMIANNIPANINRKLFAFEQWKDYDEDLYFIIQESLLKKIRSSHFKIMGFDKAPSAIQKAKANIENANLDEFIGVHHVNFFNSTKEVFGNTTILFNPPYGERLNIDVDEFYKKIGDTLKHNYPGSTAWLITSDVQALKAVGLRTSKRIALKNADLDCKFVKYELYEGTRKIKERKNDVVDEE
- a CDS encoding class I SAM-dependent DNA methyltransferase codes for the protein MKTKDWFTDWFNTPYYHILYKDRNDADAQLFMKNITTFLALPKTTHILDLPCGKGRHSVFLNSLGYNVTGGDLAENSIKIAKQFENDTLKFKVHDMRQAFNNQYDAVFNLFTSFGYFEDDQEDLLILKNIKEGLKNDGYFVFDFLNAHKVKMNLVKQETKIVDQITFNIKREIKDGFIIKKISFFADNEEHSFIERVKYLDVKKMTSYLQKVGFAITNVFGNYRLENYDPQTSDRLILVAK